The Synechocystis sp. PCC 7509 genome includes a window with the following:
- a CDS encoding chloride channel protein: MLLPAIQQRLRQWLQPSRTSAIAYAVIIGLVAALAAVFLKFSSGWLGAWRVQSSALQPAWLVLPIIGGSFGFFSGLLIQRLAPEAGGSGIPDVKASLANFPIKLSWRIALVKLASATLALGSGLTLGRQGPTVHIGAALAGGLSRYLPLSPDNRRQLIAAGAGAGLAAAFNAPITGVLFVVEQLLQDLSGITLGTAIIASFVGAVVSRLLGGKSLELNLELTANVTSFSLGEIPFYIILGILAGLFGSLFNQGVITSLKLYQRLHVSLPLRIAIAGTISGIFVSLLPQQFHDNTGLREFVLTGEARPYVAAIAFIAQFLLTVIAAGSGAPGGVFAPSLIMGSALGYLVGVVEYNLTGMSPPITYALAGMGAFFSVVSKVPLTAIAIVFEITTDFNLVLPLMIGSVTAYLIAEKIAPGSLYDKILAFNGINLDAAPNQGLLTTLTAENVMQPRVETLGATMTLDEAVQAFSRSHHRGFPVVDDGKLVGIVTQTDIAKMRDRTLPGDTHLSEIMTPSPVTVSPSASLSDVLYLLDRYKLSRLPVIEQKKLIGIITRADIIRAEADKLNGENRQVGPQPEPAYTVYQTRSPAIGQGRMLVPLANPHTANALLQFALAIARDRHYELECVQIILVSRNSSPAETPVNTAKSRRLLRQAEAEARKFNVPLHTQIRVAHDPASAILEIIKERHIDLVLMGWKGKTLTPGRIFGSVADTLIRQASCEVVLIKFAQDSAQNIYFSLPTKRKPAAPLPYCLLPNTHLNRWLVPIAGGPNSQKAIQLLPSLLALSASPSVHFCQVVSPNQSLPNSQVLEQAVRYLVRQRHVKSPVTAAPLKANSVIEGVIEQVKSENFDVVVLGASREGLLQQAINGNIPVEIALKVDCTAILVRSAISGS, encoded by the coding sequence ATGCTACTTCCTGCCATCCAACAGCGTTTGCGTCAATGGCTGCAACCAAGTCGAACAAGTGCGATCGCTTACGCGGTAATTATTGGTTTAGTTGCAGCCTTAGCGGCAGTTTTTCTTAAATTTAGCTCTGGTTGGCTTGGCGCGTGGCGCGTTCAATCATCGGCTTTACAACCAGCTTGGCTAGTTTTACCAATTATTGGCGGTTCTTTTGGTTTCTTTTCTGGGTTACTCATTCAAAGGTTAGCCCCCGAAGCTGGCGGTAGTGGGATTCCTGATGTTAAAGCTAGTCTTGCTAATTTTCCGATTAAACTTTCTTGGCGGATTGCTTTAGTAAAACTAGCTAGTGCAACTTTGGCGCTAGGTTCGGGATTAACGTTAGGGCGACAAGGGCCGACTGTACATATTGGCGCGGCTTTGGCGGGGGGATTGAGTCGTTATTTGCCCCTATCGCCCGATAATCGTCGCCAGCTAATTGCGGCGGGTGCGGGGGCGGGTTTGGCGGCGGCTTTCAATGCTCCCATTACCGGAGTTTTATTTGTAGTTGAGCAATTACTTCAAGATTTATCGGGAATAACTTTAGGTACGGCGATAATTGCTTCCTTTGTGGGGGCGGTAGTTTCCCGGCTTTTGGGTGGTAAGAGTTTAGAACTAAATTTAGAATTAACAGCAAATGTTACGAGCTTTTCTTTAGGGGAAATTCCTTTTTATATAATTTTAGGAATTTTGGCGGGGCTATTTGGCTCGTTATTTAATCAAGGAGTGATTACAAGTTTAAAACTATACCAAAGATTGCACGTCAGTTTACCGTTGCGGATTGCGATCGCAGGCACTATTTCGGGCATATTTGTTTCTTTACTACCGCAACAATTTCACGATAATACAGGCTTGCGGGAATTTGTGCTAACGGGGGAAGCTCGCCCGTATGTAGCAGCGATCGCCTTTATTGCCCAATTTCTCCTTACTGTAATTGCGGCGGGTTCTGGTGCGCCGGGAGGGGTGTTTGCTCCTAGCCTAATTATGGGTTCGGCGCTGGGCTATTTGGTGGGTGTAGTGGAATACAACTTAACGGGGATGAGTCCCCCAATTACCTATGCTTTGGCGGGAATGGGGGCTTTTTTTAGCGTCGTTTCCAAAGTTCCTTTAACAGCGATCGCCATTGTCTTTGAAATAACTACAGATTTTAATCTAGTTTTGCCGTTAATGATTGGCTCAGTTACAGCTTATTTAATTGCCGAAAAAATTGCCCCTGGTTCTCTCTACGACAAGATTTTAGCTTTTAATGGCATTAATCTAGATGCAGCCCCAAATCAAGGCTTACTAACAACACTAACTGCCGAAAACGTCATGCAGCCCCGCGTCGAAACTTTAGGGGCAACAATGACTCTAGACGAGGCGGTACAAGCATTTTCTCGCTCTCACCATCGCGGCTTTCCGGTGGTAGATGACGGTAAGTTGGTGGGGATCGTGACGCAAACAGACATAGCAAAAATGCGCGATCGCACTTTACCGGGAGATACTCATTTAAGTGAAATAATGACTCCTAGCCCTGTAACAGTGAGTCCTAGTGCAAGTTTAAGCGATGTTTTATACTTGCTCGATCGCTACAAGCTTAGTAGATTGCCTGTAATTGAGCAAAAAAAGTTAATTGGGATTATTACCCGCGCTGATATTATTCGCGCTGAAGCCGATAAGCTTAATGGCGAAAATCGTCAAGTGGGGCCGCAACCAGAGCCTGCTTATACAGTTTATCAAACGCGATCGCCTGCTATTGGACAAGGCCGAATGCTAGTACCATTAGCTAATCCTCATACAGCTAATGCTTTATTACAATTTGCTTTAGCCATTGCGCGCGATCGTCATTACGAATTAGAGTGCGTTCAAATAATTTTAGTTTCCCGCAATAGTTCTCCGGCGGAAACCCCTGTAAATACTGCCAAAAGTCGGCGTTTATTGCGTCAAGCAGAGGCGGAGGCGCGTAAATTCAATGTTCCTTTGCATACCCAAATTCGCGTCGCTCACGATCCCGCCTCGGCTATTTTAGAAATAATTAAAGAAAGGCATATAGATTTAGTTTTAATGGGATGGAAAGGTAAAACTCTTACCCCAGGGCGGATTTTTGGCAGTGTTGCCGATACTTTAATTAGACAAGCAAGCTGTGAAGTAGTATTAATCAAGTTTGCTCAAGATTCGGCTCAAAACATCTATTTTTCTCTCCCCACCAAACGCAAACCAGCCGCACCATTGCCTTACTGTTTGCTTCCCAATACTCACTTAAATCGTTGGCTTGTACCGATTGCAGGCGGCCCAAATTCTCAAAAAGCAATTCAATTATTACCCTCGTTACTAGCTCTTTCTGCTTCGCCATCGGTGCATTTTTGTCAAGTAGTTAGTCCAAATCAGTCTTTGCCAAATAGTCAGGTTTTAGAACAAGCTGTGCGTTATTTAGTTCGCCAGCGCCACGTAAAAAGTCCTGTAACGGCTGCACCGCTTAAAGCTAATTCTGTAATTGAAGGTGTAATCGAGCAAGTTAAATCAGAAAACTTTGATGTTGTAGTTTTAGGCGCAAGTAGAGAAGGATTGCTCCAACAAGCAATAAATGGCAATATTCCGGTAGAAATTGCGCTTAAAGTAGATTGCACGGCGATTTTAGTCCGTAGTGCAATTTCTGGTAGCTAA
- a CDS encoding serine/threonine-protein kinase, whose product MSYCLNPTCQHPENLDGSSSCLSCGKTLLPLRDRYHIIRPLGGGGFGRTFLAEDRDKLNELCVVKQLVPQLQGTSAQQKATQLFEQEAKRLQQLGEHPQIPTLYAYFKEDDYLYLVQQLVVGQSLREQLDLQGAFSELQIWELLADLLPVLQFIHTHQVIHRDVKPDNIMRRQSDRRLIMIDFGVSKQFSPSDRATGTTIGSFGYASSEQLNEGEAYPSSDLYSLGVSCFHLLTKISPTRLWTEYGYSWVKQWQQHLNISISPELTAILDKLLQKDIQQRYQNVEQVLQDLRTIPMFLASDVTKVPLHVPIFTENPGVRDRVPQNLSNSTTLFPRANFGWRSKLLLGSAIGLILGFVAYKYWISQHSVTLMGHAGEVNTVAISPDGQTIISGSDDKTLRIWDLNSQKLLRTLKGHTDWVYGISLSADGQTIVSGSKDKTVRLWQLSGEQSRTLTGHTSYINSVAISPNKTKIASGSYDKTVKVWNLKIGQVDTLKGHSREVLAVAISPDNKKIVSGSVDKTMIIWDIATLKAQSILTGHTSDVNAVSISSDNQQIASVSDDKTIKLWNLNTGREIRTLTGHLADINTVDFSPDNQYIATGSDDKTVRIWDLMTGVAIYTFKGHQGAVFAVDYSPDGKTLVSASADKTIRKWQVP is encoded by the coding sequence ATGAGCTACTGTCTCAATCCCACTTGTCAACACCCAGAAAACTTAGACGGGTCTAGCTCCTGCCTCAGTTGTGGTAAAACATTATTACCATTACGCGATCGCTATCACATTATTCGCCCTCTAGGTGGTGGCGGCTTTGGTAGGACTTTTTTGGCCGAAGATCGAGATAAGCTCAACGAATTATGTGTAGTCAAGCAATTAGTCCCGCAATTGCAAGGTACTAGCGCCCAACAAAAAGCAACGCAGTTATTTGAGCAAGAAGCAAAAAGGTTGCAACAATTGGGCGAACATCCCCAAATTCCCACTCTATACGCCTATTTTAAAGAAGATGATTATCTATACTTGGTTCAGCAGCTAGTAGTCGGGCAAAGTTTACGCGAACAGTTGGACTTACAAGGGGCTTTTAGCGAACTGCAAATTTGGGAACTATTGGCGGATTTATTACCTGTATTGCAGTTTATTCACACTCATCAGGTAATTCACCGCGATGTTAAGCCAGATAACATTATGCGTCGTCAAAGCGATCGCCGCTTAATAATGATTGATTTTGGCGTATCTAAACAATTTAGCCCTAGCGATCGCGCTACAGGTACAACTATCGGCTCTTTTGGTTATGCTTCTAGCGAACAATTGAATGAAGGGGAAGCTTATCCTTCTAGCGATCTTTACAGTTTGGGTGTAAGTTGTTTTCATTTATTAACTAAAATTTCTCCTACTCGTCTTTGGACGGAGTACGGCTATAGTTGGGTAAAACAATGGCAACAGCACTTAAATATTTCAATTAGCCCCGAACTTACAGCAATTTTGGATAAGCTGTTGCAAAAAGATATTCAGCAGCGTTACCAAAATGTCGAGCAAGTTTTGCAAGACTTACGGACAATTCCCATGTTTTTAGCTTCCGATGTTACTAAAGTACCGTTGCACGTACCTATTTTTACAGAAAATCCAGGAGTGCGCGATCGCGTACCTCAAAATCTTTCCAACTCTACAACTTTATTTCCAAGAGCAAATTTTGGTTGGCGTTCCAAATTATTATTAGGAAGTGCCATAGGTTTAATTTTAGGATTTGTCGCCTACAAATATTGGATTAGCCAGCATTCGGTTACCCTCATGGGTCATGCTGGAGAAGTTAACACCGTTGCTATTAGTCCTGATGGTCAAACTATTATTAGCGGTAGTGATGACAAAACGCTGAGAATTTGGGATCTAAATAGTCAAAAATTGCTTCGCACTTTAAAAGGACATACAGATTGGGTGTATGGAATTTCTCTTAGCGCCGACGGTCAGACTATTGTAAGTGGTAGTAAAGACAAAACTGTTAGGCTTTGGCAATTATCTGGGGAGCAAAGTAGAACTTTAACCGGACATACTAGCTACATAAATAGCGTAGCTATTAGCCCCAATAAAACAAAAATTGCCAGTGGGAGTTATGACAAAACTGTTAAAGTCTGGAACTTAAAAATTGGTCAAGTAGATACACTCAAAGGGCATTCACGAGAAGTTTTAGCTGTTGCGATTAGTCCTGATAATAAAAAAATTGTTAGTGGTAGCGTAGATAAAACTATGATTATTTGGGACATCGCCACTTTAAAAGCGCAAAGTATCTTAACTGGACATACCAGCGATGTAAATGCAGTTTCTATTAGTTCTGACAACCAACAAATAGCTAGTGTCAGCGATGATAAAACTATTAAACTGTGGAATCTCAACACCGGGCGCGAAATCCGCACTTTAACCGGACATTTGGCAGATATCAACACTGTAGACTTTAGCCCGGACAACCAATATATAGCCACTGGTAGCGATGACAAAACGGTAAGAATCTGGGATTTAATGACAGGAGTTGCTATTTATACTTTTAAAGGGCATCAAGGCGCAGTTTTTGCCGTAGATTATAGTCCTGATGGTAAAACCCTAGTGAGTGCGAGTGCAGATAAAACTATTAGAAAGTGGCAAGTACCATAA
- a CDS encoding TldD/PmbA family protein translates to MGSEIPQHTLLAEQLLEIAIKSGAEAAEVYQSKSLSRPVFFEANRLKQLESAQSEGTALRLWRKGRPGLAVAYGSVAPQTLVERALALSQLNEPEAIELVSNSQPNYPNLGQDVAVERLIEWGNNAIALIHDAYPEVLISAEWDSDIETTRLINSMGLDCHYTDTTLSAYLAVEWIRGDDFLSVSDGQTQRDILHPEKIVEQILQRLQWAKKNIAPPTGHVPILFTSKAADMLWSTLQAAINGKRVLEKASPWADKLGQLVTSSALTISQEPDKGPFSCPFDDEGTPTKPLVFIQNGALQNFVSDRTCGKLLGTGSTGNGFRPGLGSYPTPGLFNLLIQPGNESLAQLITRLDDGIIIDQMLGDGGSISGDFSINVDLGYRVKNGQAIGRVKDTMVAGNAYTALKQLVALGNDAEWNGSCYTPSLIVEGLSTIGRSES, encoded by the coding sequence ATGGGTTCTGAAATACCACAACATACACTTTTAGCAGAACAATTGCTAGAAATAGCGATTAAGTCTGGCGCAGAAGCGGCGGAAGTGTACCAATCAAAATCCCTTTCTCGCCCCGTATTTTTTGAGGCGAACCGTCTCAAACAGCTAGAAAGCGCTCAATCCGAGGGTACGGCTTTGCGATTGTGGCGAAAGGGTCGTCCGGGTCTGGCGGTAGCTTACGGCTCTGTAGCGCCGCAAACATTGGTAGAAAGGGCTTTAGCTCTTAGCCAACTCAACGAACCTGAAGCTATTGAACTTGTGAGTAATTCGCAGCCAAATTATCCTAATTTAGGACAAGATGTAGCTGTAGAGCGGTTGATAGAATGGGGGAATAATGCGATCGCCCTGATTCACGATGCTTATCCTGAAGTCTTAATTAGTGCTGAATGGGATAGCGATATTGAAACCACCCGTTTAATTAATTCGATGGGTTTGGACTGTCACTATACTGATACTACTCTTAGCGCTTATCTAGCAGTGGAATGGATTAGAGGGGATGATTTTTTAAGCGTATCTGACGGACAAACTCAACGCGACATTCTCCACCCAGAAAAGATCGTCGAGCAAATTTTACAGCGTTTGCAGTGGGCTAAAAAAAATATTGCACCTCCCACCGGACACGTACCAATTTTATTTACCTCCAAAGCCGCAGATATGTTGTGGAGTACCTTGCAAGCGGCAATTAATGGCAAAAGAGTTTTAGAAAAAGCTTCACCTTGGGCAGATAAATTAGGGCAATTGGTAACTTCTAGCGCTTTGACTATTTCTCAAGAACCCGATAAAGGCCCTTTTAGTTGTCCTTTTGATGATGAAGGTACGCCGACAAAACCTTTGGTATTTATTCAAAATGGAGCATTACAAAACTTTGTAAGCGATCGCACTTGTGGCAAATTATTAGGTACAGGCTCGACAGGTAACGGTTTTCGTCCTGGTTTGGGTAGCTATCCTACTCCCGGTTTATTTAACTTGCTAATTCAACCGGGAAACGAATCTTTAGCCCAATTAATTACTCGACTAGATGACGGCATTATTATCGATCAAATGCTGGGGGATGGGGGCAGTATTTCGGGAGACTTTTCGATTAATGTGGACTTGGGCTACCGCGTCAAAAATGGTCAGGCGATCGGGCGGGTAAAAGATACAATGGTGGCGGGTAATGCCTATACAGCTTTAAAACAATTAGTGGCGCTGGGTAATGATGCGGAGTGGAACGGCTCTTGTTATACTCCGTCATTGATTGTCGAAGGATTATCGACGATTGGGCGATCGGAAAGTTAA
- a CDS encoding RNA-guided endonuclease InsQ/TnpB family protein codes for MQKAYRYRVYPTSEQETLLRRTMGCARLVYNRALASRTEGWYERQEKVDYIKTSAMLTQWKKQEDLQFLNEVSCVPLQQGLRHLQKAFANFWAGHAKYPNFKKKHNGGSAEFTKSAFKWKDGQVWLAKCTEALPIRWSRQLPKGCEPSTITVKLDASGRFHVSLLVDTVIEPLPKSNKSIGLDMGITSLIATSNGDKIANPKHFKRRIAKLRRVQKSLSRKQKGSNNRHKQRLKVAKVHGQITDSRKDFLHKLTTQLVNENQTIVVEDLAIKNMVKNHKLALSISDASWGEFVRQLAYKCEWHGRELIKIDRWFPSSKRCGNCGHIVDKMPLNVREWDCPKCQTNHDRDINASRNILAAGLAVSVCGANIRPDRQESKRQLQKTRKGKKQKPKS; via the coding sequence ATGCAAAAAGCTTACCGTTACCGCGTTTACCCAACTTCCGAACAAGAAACCTTGTTGCGGAGAACTATGGGTTGTGCGCGTTTGGTTTACAACCGAGCGTTGGCTTCCCGGACGGAAGGTTGGTACGAAAGGCAAGAAAAGGTTGACTACATCAAAACTTCTGCCATGCTTACCCAATGGAAAAAGCAAGAAGACTTGCAATTTCTGAACGAGGTTAGCTGCGTACCTTTGCAGCAAGGACTTAGACACTTGCAAAAAGCCTTTGCAAACTTTTGGGCGGGACACGCTAAGTATCCCAACTTTAAAAAGAAGCATAATGGTGGCTCTGCTGAGTTCACTAAGTCCGCTTTTAAGTGGAAGGATGGGCAAGTATGGCTTGCCAAGTGTACTGAAGCGCTGCCGATTCGTTGGAGTAGGCAACTGCCCAAGGGATGCGAACCGTCTACCATCACGGTCAAGTTGGATGCGAGTGGGCGATTCCACGTTTCTTTGCTCGTAGACACAGTGATTGAACCATTGCCAAAATCCAATAAATCTATTGGTTTGGATATGGGGATAACTAGCTTGATTGCTACCAGTAATGGGGACAAAATCGCTAATCCCAAGCACTTTAAACGCAGAATCGCAAAGCTTAGACGAGTCCAGAAATCTTTGTCTCGTAAGCAGAAGGGGTCGAACAATCGACATAAGCAAAGGCTCAAAGTAGCCAAAGTACATGGACAAATAACTGATAGTCGCAAAGACTTTTTGCATAAGCTAACTACTCAACTGGTGAACGAAAACCAAACCATCGTGGTTGAGGATTTGGCAATCAAAAACATGGTCAAAAACCATAAATTGGCGCTCTCGATTAGCGATGCTAGTTGGGGTGAATTTGTCCGCCAGCTTGCTTACAAGTGCGAGTGGCACGGGCGAGAACTGATTAAAATTGACCGATGGTTTCCTTCCTCCAAAAGGTGCGGAAACTGTGGGCATATAGTAGACAAAATGCCGTTGAATGTACGTGAGTGGGATTGTCCTAAGTGTCAAACTAACCATGACCGTGATATCAACGCGAGTAGGAATATACTTGCCGCAGGGCTTGCGGTGTCAGTCTGTGGAGCGAACATAAGACCCGATAGGCAAGAGTCTAAAAGGCAGTTGCAAAAAACCCGAAAGGGAAAGAAACAGAAACCTAAGTCGTGA
- a CDS encoding Tab2/Atab2 family RNA-binding protein, whose translation MGSIWEIDFYSRPVLDENNKKLWEILVCESPLSIDTELDSLFKYSEYCSSSQVNSAWLKAALEKAMEQSATTPLKFRFFRTSMNNMIVKACQDLGIPAQPSRRTLALHQWLQQRNLDVYPLEPGYQASTNPSVRGQKSDPQRLPDALIGQKWVVASLTGADLAQMPEWEIGFGEAFPLPLGEVASDTIVPGVIIYSPRAVPLAGWMSGLEIAALKVDTSVNPARLILETGASDSWLLANVTNPQTLQMAQDFEGAKQKANQVHFLAVQSSPESEVFAGFWLLQEINLP comes from the coding sequence ATGGGCAGTATTTGGGAAATTGATTTTTATTCGCGTCCAGTATTAGATGAAAATAACAAAAAACTTTGGGAAATCTTAGTTTGCGAAAGTCCTTTATCTATTGATACGGAGCTTGATTCGCTGTTTAAATATTCGGAGTATTGTTCTAGTAGCCAGGTAAACTCTGCTTGGCTAAAAGCGGCACTAGAAAAGGCAATGGAGCAATCGGCAACTACTCCACTGAAGTTCCGATTTTTTCGCACTTCCATGAACAACATGATTGTCAAAGCTTGCCAAGATTTGGGCATTCCCGCTCAACCTAGCCGCCGCACTCTAGCACTCCATCAATGGTTACAACAACGAAACTTGGATGTATACCCCCTAGAACCAGGTTATCAAGCTTCTACTAATCCCTCAGTAAGAGGGCAAAAGAGCGATCCTCAACGTTTACCAGATGCTTTAATCGGGCAAAAATGGGTAGTTGCCAGCCTTACCGGCGCAGACTTAGCCCAAATGCCGGAATGGGAGATTGGTTTTGGTGAAGCTTTCCCATTGCCGTTAGGTGAAGTCGCGTCAGATACTATAGTTCCTGGTGTAATAATTTACTCGCCTAGAGCCGTACCTTTAGCAGGCTGGATGTCAGGTTTAGAAATAGCTGCCCTCAAAGTAGATACTTCCGTGAATCCCGCCAGACTAATTTTAGAAACTGGTGCAAGTGACAGTTGGCTTTTAGCTAACGTAACTAACCCCCAAACCTTACAAATGGCTCAAGACTTTGAGGGAGCAAAACAAAAAGCTAACCAAGTACATTTTTTAGCGGTGCAATCAAGCCCTGAATCTGAAGTTTTTGCAGGCTTTTGGTTATTGCAAGAGATTAACTTACCGTAA
- a CDS encoding alpha-amylase/alpha-mannosidase has translation MSHPLYVAFVWHQHQPLYKGSDSSNSGSQQYRLPWVRLHGTKDYLDLVLLLERYPKLHQTVNLVPSLILQLEDYIAGTAFDPYLTVCLTPDEQITREQHEFIIEHFFDANHHTLIDPHPRYSELYGQRQDKGRGWCLENWNSQDYSDLLAWHNLAWIDPLFWDDPEIADWLKRGRNFNLSDRQRIYSKQRQILSRIIPQHRKMQENGQLEVTTTPYTHPILPLLADTNSGRVAVSNMELPKRRFQWAEDIPRHLQKSWNMYEDRFGQSPRGLWPSEQSVSPEMLPYVAKQGFKWLCSDEAVLGWTLKHFFNRDGAGNLMQPELLYRPYRLETTEGELAIVFRDHRLSDLIGFSYSSMPPKRAAADLVGHLEAIANSLKQQQESGSTALENPHLVTIALDGENCWEFYPEDGKPFLENLYQALSDNEQIKLVTVSEYLEQFPATETLECDRLHSGSWVDGSFTTWIGDPAKNRAWDLLTEARTVLANHPEATEENNPAAWEAMYAAEGSDWFWWFGEGHSSNQDAIFDQLFREHLYNLYQALNEPIPANIRQPVEIHEAKLDSRPEGFIHPTIDGKGDEQDWDRAGRLEVGGARGTMHRSSAIQRLWYGVDHSNFYLRLDFQAGITPGRDCPPQLNLLWFYPDKTMHNSPAPVGDLPDEAPLNYLFHHQLEINLLTQSVHFQEAGDNHKWHPRFSRAQVGLDRCLEVAIPWADLQIPPDYPLRMTLVLADEGRFKGYLPENALIPIDVP, from the coding sequence ATGTCTCATCCCCTGTATGTAGCTTTTGTCTGGCATCAACATCAGCCTTTATATAAAGGTAGTGATAGCAGCAATTCTGGTTCTCAACAGTATCGTTTACCTTGGGTACGTTTGCACGGTACTAAAGATTATTTGGATTTGGTTTTACTACTAGAACGCTATCCTAAGCTGCATCAAACAGTAAACTTAGTTCCCTCGTTGATATTGCAATTAGAAGATTACATCGCGGGAACGGCTTTCGATCCTTATTTAACTGTCTGTCTGACTCCCGACGAACAGATAACTAGGGAACAGCACGAGTTTATTATCGAACACTTTTTTGATGCTAATCACCATACTTTAATTGACCCTCATCCCCGGTACAGCGAGCTTTACGGACAAAGGCAAGATAAAGGTAGAGGATGGTGTTTAGAAAATTGGAATTCTCAAGATTACAGCGATTTACTCGCTTGGCATAATTTAGCTTGGATAGATCCTTTGTTTTGGGATGACCCGGAGATAGCCGACTGGTTGAAACGAGGACGTAATTTCAATTTAAGCGATCGCCAGCGCATTTATTCCAAACAACGCCAAATTCTTAGCCGCATTATCCCCCAACATCGGAAAATGCAAGAAAACGGGCAACTAGAAGTTACAACTACGCCCTATACTCATCCCATATTACCGTTACTAGCAGATACAAATTCGGGTAGAGTTGCGGTGTCAAACATGGAATTGCCCAAACGCCGATTCCAGTGGGCGGAAGATATACCAAGACACCTACAAAAGTCTTGGAATATGTACGAAGATAGATTTGGACAATCGCCGCGCGGTCTGTGGCCCTCAGAACAGTCTGTAAGCCCGGAAATGCTGCCTTATGTAGCCAAACAAGGTTTTAAATGGTTATGCTCTGATGAAGCGGTATTAGGATGGACGCTGAAGCACTTTTTTAACCGGGATGGGGCGGGAAATCTGATGCAGCCAGAATTGTTATATCGTCCTTATCGGTTAGAAACCACCGAAGGAGAATTGGCAATTGTATTTAGAGATCATCGTTTATCGGATTTAATTGGCTTTAGTTATAGCTCAATGCCGCCAAAACGTGCCGCCGCCGACTTGGTGGGACATTTGGAAGCGATCGCAAATTCCCTAAAACAACAGCAAGAGAGCGGTAGTACAGCCCTAGAAAACCCGCACTTAGTCACAATTGCCCTTGATGGCGAAAACTGCTGGGAATTTTACCCTGAAGACGGCAAACCATTTTTAGAAAACTTGTATCAAGCTTTGAGCGACAACGAGCAGATAAAACTTGTAACTGTATCGGAGTATTTAGAGCAATTTCCGGCTACAGAAACTTTAGAGTGCGATCGCCTGCATAGCGGTTCTTGGGTCGATGGCAGCTTTACAACTTGGATTGGCGACCCAGCTAAAAACCGCGCTTGGGACTTGCTCACCGAAGCGAGAACCGTCTTAGCGAACCATCCTGAAGCCACCGAAGAAAACAACCCTGCCGCCTGGGAAGCTATGTATGCGGCGGAAGGTTCTGATTGGTTTTGGTGGTTTGGTGAAGGACATTCTTCTAATCAAGATGCCATTTTTGACCAGCTATTTAGAGAGCATCTGTACAATCTCTACCAGGCTTTAAACGAGCCAATCCCAGCTAATATCCGCCAACCTGTAGAAATCCACGAAGCAAAGCTAGATTCACGCCCGGAAGGATTTATTCACCCAACTATTGACGGTAAAGGCGACGAACAAGACTGGGACAGAGCGGGTAGATTAGAAGTAGGCGGAGCAAGAGGTACAATGCACCGCAGCAGTGCAATTCAACGCTTATGGTATGGGGTAGATCACTCTAACTTTTACTTGCGTTTAGACTTCCAAGCGGGAATTACCCCAGGGCGCGATTGTCCGCCGCAGTTAAATTTGTTGTGGTTTTATCCTGATAAAACTATGCACAATAGCCCTGCTCCGGTGGGAGATTTGCCCGACGAAGCACCGCTAAACTATCTATTCCACCATCAGTTAGAGATTAATTTACTTACTCAAAGTGTGCATTTCCAAGAAGCGGGAGATAACCACAAATGGCATCCTCGGTTTAGTCGCGCTCAAGTTGGTTTAGATCGCTGTTTGGAAGTGGCGATACCTTGGGCTGATTTGCAGATCCCCCCAGATTACCCGCTACGGATGACGCTCGTATTAGCAGATGAAGGGCGTTTTAAAGGCTATTTGCCGGAAAATGCTCTAATTCCCATTGATGTCCCCTAA
- a CDS encoding NifU family protein, with the protein MELTIDNVETVLDEMRPYLISDGGNVELVELDGPIVKLRLQGACGSCPSSTMTLRMGIERRLREMIPEIAEVEQII; encoded by the coding sequence ATGGAACTGACAATCGATAACGTAGAAACAGTTTTGGACGAAATGCGCCCTTACCTGATTTCTGATGGCGGTAATGTGGAATTGGTAGAACTAGATGGACCCATTGTTAAATTGCGCCTTCAGGGAGCTTGTGGTTCTTGTCCTAGTTCGACAATGACGCTAAGAATGGGGATTGAACGCCGTTTGCGCGAGATGATTCCCGAAATTGCCGAAGTTGAACAAATAATTTAA